One region of Malania oleifera isolate guangnan ecotype guangnan chromosome 6, ASM2987363v1, whole genome shotgun sequence genomic DNA includes:
- the LOC131158751 gene encoding uncharacterized protein LOC131158751, protein MGGSSSEGTGYEVGSDSMSVLRDFAQQLMAEVVRMNRGQDCPTTEMRCSINQFTRLKPSIFIGSVDMIRAKNWIQEIEKILDVLNYAEKQKVTFAMFKLSGEAERWWVSVKKIEEHQPIPIVMTWARFRELFFEQYFPAMIRNMKMEKFMSLTQESLTVQ, encoded by the coding sequence ATGGGAGGCAGTAGTAGCGAGGGAACTGGCTATGAGGTTGGTAGTGACTCCATGAGTGTACTGCGAGATTTCGCACAACAACTAatggctgaggtggtgcgaaTGAATAGAGGGCAGGATTGTCCCACAACTGAGATGAGATGCTCCATTAATCAGTTCACTAGACTAAAGCCATCTATTTTCATAGGAAGTGTAGATATGATTCGAGctaagaattggatccaggagatcgagaagatcctggatgttCTGAACTACGCAGAGAAGCAGAAAGTAACTTTTGCAATGTTCAAGTTGTCAGgggaggcagagagatggtgggtgtcggtAAAGAAGATAGAGGAGCACCAACCGATACCAATAGTGATGACGTGGGCTCGTTTCAGGGAATTATTCTTTGAGCAGTACTTTCCGGCCATGATTAGAAACATGAAGATGGAAAAATTCATGAGTTTGACGCAAGAGTCATTGACAGTGCAGTAG